The following coding sequences are from one Streptomyces angustmyceticus window:
- a CDS encoding helix-turn-helix transcriptional regulator, whose product MALGEIGRRNETARLRAVLEQSRRDRGPVVAVIRGEPGAGKSALLDAFGAAASAAGFRVAVVRGTGAEDRPHAAAHRLLAQLRAADGTCGEGPHGIPSGEDLGRPAAVVPTERDVPLALCVDDMAQVDSRSLRWLLELSRTVPTAPLAIVLTVRICGAGAEAVAGSANGTPDEPGAALLAAAEPVDLPGLGTNDLPEAAAERCRVRLDTGTAAVCGELTGGNPALLRALLAPHTGTAPTADALRTTAASGTVAGADRWLAPLSAPALALARAVAVLGAGAEVVECAELVRLTVEEALGAVDQLVGACLLANRTPLAFRHPLLEAMVLGRIAAGSRAALHLRAAALLRDRQAATTTVAHHLVAAGLVGQEWAMRCLWRAARQLEQEGRPQDAARCLRAALREPLRPHEKSAVRRELAELDAFVDPERAVRLLDAARCESNDPGVVLEYALALAAVLAECGRAEDAVTVLDDAAARLGRTSGDGSWQLRLRLHKAFTCRRGPLWLAQAADPPGHLTRRAPQRGQVGRELAALRAVQEADTGADRSAAVRYARQGLPRGAGPGSAALLWHTCGVLVAAGELAEAWTHCGRGRQVAGARPGHWDHIKVELLRATVLRARGDLHAADATLTPLADRLVAFAATGHPSAVTGVAVLAEVRALKGLTDSARSLLAESGLDRDPLPWRRDSAHALAARAAVHTSDDPARALDDLLAAGRLLEEAGVRNPALLPWRSRAARLLAARDERKEAAELAAAELDDARRWGTPEAIGTAWHAVALAETGERHIDLLTDAAALLARSPDRLQRAVVQADLGAGLAGLGRGEAARAELLSAFRLARACGAEPLARHVQSVWTSLRGTERGPLELSGTPMPAPAPVPTPAPVPAPMAAPTPLASPDPAGVGEQPSVPAPSTVHAAPRPAPHSVRQADSPLLDRLTPQERKILHLARDGHSNRDIAGRLFVAVRTVEFHLSGAYRKLGITGRRQLAQVFSGG is encoded by the coding sequence ATGGCACTCGGGGAGATCGGCCGCAGGAACGAGACGGCGCGGCTCCGGGCCGTGCTCGAACAGTCCCGCCGGGACCGCGGACCCGTCGTGGCGGTCATCCGTGGCGAGCCGGGGGCGGGGAAGTCGGCGCTGCTCGACGCCTTCGGAGCGGCCGCGTCCGCGGCGGGGTTCCGCGTCGCCGTGGTGCGCGGGACGGGGGCGGAGGACCGCCCGCATGCGGCCGCCCACCGGCTCCTCGCCCAACTGAGGGCCGCTGACGGGACATGCGGGGAGGGGCCGCACGGCATACCGTCCGGAGAGGATCTCGGGCGGCCGGCCGCCGTGGTGCCGACGGAACGGGACGTCCCCCTCGCCCTGTGCGTGGACGACATGGCGCAGGTCGACAGCCGGTCGCTGCGGTGGCTGCTGGAATTGTCCCGGACGGTGCCCACCGCCCCGCTGGCGATCGTGCTCACGGTCCGGATCTGCGGGGCCGGGGCGGAGGCCGTCGCCGGCTCCGCCAACGGCACCCCGGACGAGCCCGGCGCCGCACTCCTCGCCGCCGCCGAGCCCGTCGACCTGCCGGGGCTGGGCACGAACGACCTGCCCGAAGCCGCCGCCGAACGGTGCCGGGTCCGCCTCGACACCGGCACCGCCGCGGTGTGCGGCGAACTCACCGGCGGCAATCCCGCTCTCCTGCGCGCGCTGCTGGCACCGCACACCGGCACCGCGCCGACGGCCGACGCGCTGCGCACCACCGCGGCGTCGGGCACCGTGGCAGGGGCCGACCGGTGGCTCGCGCCGTTGAGCGCCCCGGCCCTGGCGCTCGCGCGGGCGGTGGCGGTGCTCGGCGCGGGCGCGGAGGTCGTGGAGTGCGCCGAGCTGGTCCGCCTGACGGTCGAGGAGGCGCTCGGCGCCGTCGACCAGCTCGTCGGCGCCTGTCTCCTCGCCAATCGCACCCCGCTGGCCTTCCGCCACCCGCTCCTCGAAGCCATGGTTCTCGGCCGTATCGCCGCCGGCAGCCGGGCCGCCCTGCATCTGCGGGCGGCGGCCCTGCTGCGCGACCGGCAGGCCGCCACGACGACCGTCGCCCACCACCTGGTCGCCGCCGGCCTGGTGGGACAGGAGTGGGCGATGCGGTGCCTGTGGCGGGCCGCCCGCCAACTGGAGCAGGAGGGCAGGCCCCAGGACGCGGCCCGCTGCCTGCGCGCCGCGCTCCGCGAGCCCCTGCGTCCCCACGAGAAGTCGGCCGTCCGCCGGGAACTCGCCGAGCTGGACGCCTTCGTCGACCCGGAGCGCGCCGTACGCCTTCTGGACGCCGCCCGCTGCGAGTCAAACGACCCCGGCGTCGTCCTCGAATACGCGCTGGCGCTGGCCGCGGTGCTGGCCGAGTGCGGCCGGGCCGAGGACGCCGTCACCGTCCTCGACGACGCCGCGGCCCGCCTCGGGCGGACCTCGGGGGACGGCTCCTGGCAGCTGCGGCTGCGCCTGCACAAGGCGTTCACCTGCCGGCGCGGCCCCCTGTGGCTGGCGCAGGCGGCCGATCCGCCGGGGCACCTGACCCGCCGGGCCCCGCAGCGGGGGCAGGTGGGCCGGGAACTCGCGGCGCTGCGCGCGGTACAGGAGGCCGACACCGGGGCCGACCGGAGCGCGGCGGTCCGCTACGCCCGGCAGGGACTGCCGCGGGGTGCGGGGCCCGGCTCGGCCGCCCTGCTGTGGCACACCTGCGGCGTACTGGTGGCGGCCGGTGAACTGGCCGAAGCGTGGACGCACTGCGGCCGCGGGCGGCAGGTCGCCGGCGCCCGCCCCGGCCACTGGGACCACATCAAGGTCGAGCTGCTGCGCGCGACGGTCCTGCGGGCCCGCGGTGACCTCCACGCCGCCGACGCCACCCTGACCCCGCTGGCCGACCGTCTGGTCGCCTTCGCGGCGACCGGACACCCCTCGGCCGTGACCGGCGTGGCCGTCCTGGCCGAGGTACGGGCTCTGAAGGGCCTGACCGACTCGGCCCGTTCCCTGCTCGCGGAGAGCGGCCTGGACCGGGACCCGCTGCCGTGGCGGCGGGACTCCGCGCACGCCCTGGCCGCGCGAGCGGCGGTGCACACGAGCGACGACCCCGCCCGCGCCCTGGACGACCTGCTCGCGGCAGGCCGCCTCCTGGAGGAGGCCGGGGTGCGGAACCCGGCGCTGCTGCCCTGGCGCTCCCGCGCCGCGCGGCTCCTCGCGGCGCGGGACGAACGCAAGGAGGCCGCCGAACTCGCCGCCGCCGAGCTGGACGACGCCCGCCGCTGGGGCACACCGGAGGCCATCGGCACCGCATGGCACGCCGTGGCCCTCGCCGAGACCGGGGAGCGGCACATCGACCTGCTCACGGACGCGGCCGCGCTCCTCGCCCGGTCCCCGGACCGCCTGCAACGCGCCGTGGTGCAAGCGGACCTGGGGGCCGGACTGGCCGGGCTGGGGCGCGGGGAGGCGGCCCGCGCCGAGCTGCTGTCGGCCTTCCGGCTCGCCCGCGCGTGCGGCGCGGAGCCGCTGGCGCGGCACGTCCAGAGCGTCTGGACGTCGCTCCGGGGGACGGAGCGGGGGCCGTTGGAACTCTCCGGGACGCCCATGCCGGCGCCCGCGCCCGTGCCCACGCCCGCTCCGGTGCCGGCCCCGATGGCCGCGCCCACGCCCCTGGCCTCGCCCGACCCCGCGGGCGTGGGGGAGCAGCCGTCCGTACCCGCGCCGTCCACCGTCCACGCCGCCCCACGGCCCGCCCCGCACTCGGTCCGGCAGGCCGACTCTCCGCTCCTGGACCGCCTGACGCCGCAGGAACGGAAGATCCTCCACCTCGCCAGGGACGGACACTCCAACCGCGACATCGCGGGCCGGCTGTTCGTGGCCGTGCGCACCGTCGAGTTCCACCTGTCCGGCGCGTACCGCAAGCTGGGGATCACGGGCCGCCGGCAGCTCGCCCAGGTCTTCAGCGGCGGCTGA
- a CDS encoding thiopeptide maturation pyridine synthase, translating to MTGSAGASWYSLHVHHHDEAAEPALILGAVRPAFASVEARVRGAWFGRHWLRGPHLRLNFLTEEATWRAHVRPRVRSIVTDYLRARPSTVRVDPAALAPVHERLAELEMEAGPPGPWVADNTVVERPYDHRLQVLGSPRASELLAGFLSDTTGLAFRMYEHLRAAPLSVLALDLMWTTAAAAAIPFEDGGAPIERGVLSLRSHADAFLSRTRDPVVCLARFDERFRRQEAALGARLREVEATLADPEGTDPPPGSGVPFVREWARAVRRHQRIAQPLLASGEVSMAGAALAPRMPTRELSEFHRLLQSDHGHRDFLVDDAWFASFRLVMNYLYLHLNRLGLAPVDRGLLCHLASRTVESVHGTSAVASFARYVAEPDGSEEPAWRRIGTEWAEGTR from the coding sequence ATGACCGGATCCGCCGGGGCGTCCTGGTACAGCCTGCACGTCCACCACCACGACGAAGCCGCCGAGCCGGCACTGATCCTGGGCGCCGTCCGGCCGGCGTTCGCCTCGGTGGAGGCGCGGGTGCGCGGCGCCTGGTTCGGCCGGCACTGGCTGCGCGGCCCGCATCTCCGTCTCAACTTCCTTACGGAGGAGGCGACATGGCGGGCGCACGTACGCCCCCGGGTGCGGAGCATCGTCACCGACTACCTACGGGCGCGCCCGTCCACCGTCCGGGTGGACCCCGCCGCGCTCGCGCCCGTGCACGAGCGGCTCGCCGAACTGGAGATGGAGGCCGGGCCGCCGGGTCCGTGGGTGGCGGACAACACCGTCGTGGAGCGCCCGTACGACCACCGGCTGCAGGTGCTCGGCTCGCCGCGCGCGAGCGAACTGCTGGCCGGGTTCCTCTCCGACACCACCGGCCTCGCGTTCCGGATGTACGAGCATCTGCGGGCCGCTCCGCTGTCCGTGCTGGCACTGGACCTGATGTGGACCACGGCGGCCGCGGCGGCGATCCCGTTCGAGGACGGCGGGGCCCCGATCGAGCGGGGCGTGTTGTCGCTGCGCTCGCACGCGGACGCCTTCCTGTCCCGCACCCGCGACCCGGTGGTCTGCCTCGCCCGCTTCGACGAGCGGTTCCGCAGGCAGGAAGCCGCCCTGGGCGCGCGGCTGCGGGAGGTGGAAGCCACGCTCGCGGACCCGGAGGGCACCGATCCCCCGCCGGGCTCCGGGGTGCCCTTCGTACGGGAGTGGGCGCGGGCCGTGCGCCGGCACCAGCGGATCGCGCAGCCGCTGCTCGCTTCGGGCGAGGTGTCGATGGCCGGGGCGGCGCTGGCGCCGCGCATGCCGACGCGCGAGCTCAGCGAGTTCCACCGGCTCCTGCAGTCCGACCACGGGCACCGGGACTTCCTGGTCGACGACGCGTGGTTCGCGTCGTTCCGCCTGGTGATGAACTACCTCTACCTGCACCTCAACCGGCTGGGGCTGGCGCCCGTGGACCGCGGGCTGCTGTGCCATCTGGCGTCGCGGACCGTGGAGTCGGTGCACGGCACGTCGGCCGTCGCCAGCTTCGCCCGGTACGTCGCCGAACCCGACGGGAGCGAGGAGCCCGCCTGGCGGCGGATCGGCACCGAGTGGGCGGAGGGCACGCGCTGA
- a CDS encoding lantibiotic dehydratase C-terminal domain-containing protein has protein sequence MTMTDGHRDGARLDPATARAADWVCAHVFYDTDQDALLARCVEPVVTELERRGLIRRYFFLRYWEGGPHVRLRLLPSRARDRTAVAEEAEHRLGTFLATSPAPDVVDRSRFAQVAQDLAGLEGRAGHDDVVRPNNTAEFLPYEREHADYGRGPAIAAVERHFCESSRLALSVVSAGTSVEQRALLAFDLVVGVFALCDEVRDRWARHGGPPLPFGSGPEAADVEPRYRAQRERLHARARHTWELTARPPGNDQRGYWLASVRRLRDELHHLEETGRFAADWAGSPLAEPLDLAATAHPATSLVLLRCAHLVNNRLGLTLWQENQLRFLVGRVLSELPEAQGVA, from the coding sequence ATGACCATGACGGACGGACACCGCGACGGCGCCCGCCTGGACCCGGCGACCGCACGGGCGGCGGACTGGGTGTGCGCGCACGTCTTCTACGACACCGACCAGGACGCCCTCCTCGCCCGCTGCGTCGAGCCGGTGGTGACGGAACTGGAGCGACGCGGGCTGATCCGGCGGTACTTCTTCCTGCGCTACTGGGAGGGCGGCCCGCATGTGCGGCTGCGGCTGCTGCCCTCCCGTGCCCGTGACCGCACGGCGGTGGCGGAGGAGGCGGAGCATCGCCTCGGCACGTTCCTCGCCACGTCGCCCGCCCCGGACGTCGTGGACCGCTCCCGCTTCGCGCAGGTCGCGCAGGACCTGGCCGGGCTGGAGGGGCGCGCGGGCCATGACGACGTGGTGCGGCCCAACAACACCGCGGAGTTCCTCCCCTACGAGCGTGAGCACGCCGACTACGGGCGCGGCCCCGCCATCGCCGCCGTGGAGCGGCACTTCTGCGAGTCGAGCCGGCTGGCGCTGTCGGTGGTGTCGGCGGGCACCTCGGTGGAGCAGCGGGCGCTGCTCGCATTCGACCTGGTGGTGGGCGTGTTCGCGCTGTGCGACGAGGTCCGCGACCGGTGGGCGCGCCACGGCGGGCCGCCGCTGCCGTTCGGAAGCGGCCCCGAAGCCGCCGATGTCGAGCCGCGCTACCGCGCCCAGCGGGAGCGGTTGCACGCGCGCGCCCGGCACACCTGGGAACTCACGGCCCGTCCGCCCGGGAACGACCAGCGCGGATACTGGCTGGCGTCGGTGCGGCGGCTGCGCGACGAGCTGCACCACCTGGAGGAGACCGGCCGGTTCGCCGCCGACTGGGCGGGCTCCCCCCTGGCGGAACCGCTGGACCTGGCGGCCACCGCCCACCCGGCCACCAGCCTGGTGCTGTTGCGCTGCGCCCACCTGGTGAACAACCGCCTCGGGCTCACGCTGTGGCAGGAGAACCAGTTGCGTTTCCTCGTGGGACGGGTGCTGTCCGAGCTGCCCGAGGCGCAGGGCGTCGCATGA
- a CDS encoding lantibiotic dehydratase, which translates to MTEDFTTPDTFGVRIGGLPAPTLDDMRSPELWRRAEAVCAMERQLDGRASVLSGVLYEEIGRAGSGKPLLVAVRRAVHNRRPLAERHWNDDVRALLPRAVVDEVDGWARLRAGHQEAVARLDDLIGHHLRTQQVLLRKAAGDPVLQHGLVLSSPVLLAEVRKWLARPDERAPERSLALRLAKYLARVTMKTSPFSTFTASGLGTWNGDEGDRAAGGPGVRTVAELNVWVVQQVVRALAGRPGLAGRARLRLNPSARLTEGRWEFLGTGAEEPLRTLPGAAAVRECVAVVREGRPTREEAARIVADRTASDRATAAAYLARLEELGLLEAERPFADQSLDHVAEVRSWLAGSTDDGLVGIERELAVIADTLAGYPRLSDPAERVRATRAVEAALRRIRDLAGPDRVTLPAKNSVIENALVAAPYPGPDRHAWGPVLRDLDAVRQCYAVLDPGLPGRVALADLFAERVGPGESVPFLAFHRLVQTWLRDDPALPALLSVAVHGYGPMYRHRLPRLGELAALRDELCEVVRAAPAEAQGVARIAPERLLSVVERRPAWMRAPDSVTYYGQPLGTGTAPEFVVNAVNSGHGRGRDRIRRLLTQAGLDAVRDTAVDTAPPPPGLVPADTCRHFGSNVGLRASAVAAEIDYPGGLSLRPRGHRIRLGDLLVRHDPGPGLLTLHARGRDGEVRPVHPNLIAELWLPPALRLLLQTFGATSNLLIPGRRMFGDPSLSEVREVMAEPRVVVGRTTVSRRQWVLPAGAVPRREKGESDRSLLLRLVGWLTEHGMPQRCFVRALDPRSVVSGEVWRVKSRKPLYVDFANLLLVGVFERLLAAGAGQVVFLQEALPGPCEMPDHDDSGPRVTEFLVEINEGRTR; encoded by the coding sequence ATGACCGAGGACTTCACCACCCCGGACACCTTCGGCGTACGGATCGGCGGGCTGCCCGCGCCCACGCTGGACGACATGCGCTCGCCGGAGTTGTGGCGCCGGGCCGAGGCCGTGTGCGCCATGGAGCGCCAACTCGATGGCCGGGCATCGGTGTTGTCCGGTGTGCTCTACGAGGAAATCGGGCGGGCCGGTTCCGGCAAGCCGCTGCTGGTGGCGGTGCGGCGGGCCGTGCACAACCGCCGTCCGCTCGCCGAGCGGCACTGGAACGACGACGTCCGGGCGCTGCTCCCCCGGGCCGTCGTCGACGAGGTGGACGGCTGGGCGCGGCTGCGGGCCGGCCATCAGGAGGCGGTGGCCCGGCTGGACGACCTGATCGGGCACCATCTGCGCACCCAGCAGGTACTGCTGCGCAAGGCGGCCGGCGATCCCGTCCTCCAGCACGGGCTCGTCCTGAGCAGTCCGGTGCTCCTCGCCGAGGTGCGCAAGTGGCTCGCGCGCCCCGACGAGCGGGCACCGGAGCGCTCGTTGGCGCTGCGGCTCGCCAAGTACCTGGCGCGGGTCACCATGAAGACCAGTCCGTTCAGCACGTTCACCGCCAGCGGCCTGGGGACCTGGAACGGCGACGAAGGGGACCGGGCGGCAGGCGGGCCCGGGGTGCGTACGGTCGCCGAGCTGAACGTGTGGGTCGTCCAGCAGGTCGTCCGCGCGCTCGCCGGCCGTCCCGGGCTCGCCGGGCGCGCACGGCTGCGCCTCAACCCGAGTGCCCGGCTCACCGAGGGCCGCTGGGAGTTCCTGGGGACGGGCGCCGAGGAGCCGCTGCGGACCCTGCCCGGGGCGGCCGCGGTGCGGGAGTGTGTGGCGGTGGTGCGGGAGGGCCGCCCCACGCGCGAGGAGGCGGCCCGGATCGTCGCGGACCGCACCGCGAGCGACCGGGCGACGGCCGCGGCGTACCTGGCGCGTCTGGAGGAGCTGGGGCTGCTGGAGGCCGAGCGGCCCTTCGCCGACCAGAGCCTCGATCATGTCGCCGAGGTGCGCTCCTGGCTCGCCGGGTCGACGGATGACGGGCTCGTCGGGATCGAGCGGGAACTCGCGGTCATCGCCGACACCTTGGCCGGCTATCCGCGCCTGTCCGATCCTGCGGAGCGGGTGCGCGCCACCCGTGCGGTGGAGGCGGCCCTGCGGCGGATCAGGGACCTGGCAGGCCCGGACCGGGTCACTCTGCCCGCCAAGAACAGCGTCATCGAGAACGCCCTGGTGGCGGCGCCCTACCCCGGTCCGGACCGCCACGCCTGGGGTCCGGTCCTGCGGGACCTGGACGCCGTACGGCAGTGCTACGCCGTGCTCGACCCCGGCCTGCCCGGACGGGTCGCGCTCGCCGACCTGTTCGCCGAGCGCGTCGGCCCCGGCGAGTCGGTGCCGTTCCTCGCCTTCCACCGGCTGGTGCAGACCTGGCTGCGCGACGACCCCGCGCTGCCCGCCCTGCTCTCGGTCGCCGTGCACGGCTACGGGCCGATGTACCGGCACCGGCTGCCCCGGCTGGGCGAACTGGCCGCGCTGCGGGACGAACTGTGCGAGGTGGTCCGCGCGGCCCCGGCCGAGGCGCAGGGCGTCGCCCGGATCGCCCCCGAGCGGCTGCTCTCGGTGGTGGAACGCCGGCCCGCGTGGATGCGGGCGCCGGACTCCGTGACCTACTACGGCCAGCCGCTCGGCACCGGCACCGCGCCCGAGTTCGTGGTCAACGCCGTCAACTCCGGGCACGGCCGGGGACGCGACCGCATCCGGCGGCTCCTGACCCAGGCGGGGCTCGACGCGGTACGGGACACGGCCGTGGACACCGCTCCCCCGCCCCCGGGCCTCGTCCCCGCCGACACCTGCCGCCACTTCGGCAGCAACGTCGGTCTGCGGGCGTCCGCCGTCGCCGCGGAGATCGACTACCCCGGAGGGCTGAGCCTGCGGCCTCGCGGGCACCGTATCCGCCTGGGCGACCTGCTCGTCCGGCACGACCCGGGCCCCGGCCTGCTCACCCTGCACGCGCGGGGGCGCGACGGCGAGGTACGGCCCGTCCACCCCAACCTGATCGCGGAGTTGTGGCTGCCGCCCGCGCTGCGTCTGCTGCTGCAGACCTTCGGCGCGACGTCCAACCTGCTGATCCCGGGGCGGCGGATGTTCGGCGATCCATCGCTCTCGGAGGTGCGGGAGGTCATGGCGGAGCCGCGGGTGGTCGTGGGCCGTACGACGGTCAGCCGCCGGCAGTGGGTGCTGCCGGCGGGTGCCGTGCCGCGGCGGGAGAAGGGCGAGAGCGACCGTTCGCTGCTGTTGCGGCTGGTCGGGTGGCTGACGGAGCACGGGATGCCGCAGCGGTGCTTCGTCCGCGCCCTGGACCCGCGGTCGGTGGTCAGCGGGGAGGTGTGGCGGGTCAAGTCGCGCAAGCCGCTCTATGTGGACTTCGCCAACCTGCTGCTCGTCGGGGTCTTCGAGCGGCTGCTCGCCGCCGGTGCGGGACAGGTGGTGTTCCTCCAGGAGGCCCTGCCCGGCCCCTGCGAGATGCCGGACCACGACGACAGCGGGCCCCGGGTGACCGAATTCCTCGTCGAGATCAACGAAGGACGGACACGATGA
- a CDS encoding TOMM precursor leader peptide-binding protein, giving the protein MTDAATAARTGRLAETLRPARPTGPETALAAPAAPVAVVGKGALASTIRAALARTHRLVPEEDPACAAVVTAEDGWVTGTEPPRPDVPWLPVRVELGLLVIGPATVPGRAGCARCARTRRQRALGKDSPRAALLERHGDRLADRASPVLTTWACETAAALVASDLGATAGRSTDRAVAFLPLTTMAVDVHRFLPDPACTWCGGLPEDRPPVLMERPRPKPHPDVPRVRDLRADWDELVARYVDGRTGLVRQLDVRTDYPYPMVSAPLHLPGGEQEAGFGRDLDYAACARTALAEALERLGGARPGGRRTTVRSGYAAVADRALCPLDLGLYPPERYAEPDFPYPPYDPGLELNWVWGHSFARDAPVLVPEDYAYYRTRHGNQAARPLAYEVSNGCALGGCLEEAALHGLVELAERDAFLLTWYARLPVPRVDLRTVSDPRVGALAERIRQDSGHRVLAFATTPEHGIPTAWLMAVRPSGPGRPDEPAAVCAAGAHFDPESALRNGLLELAANLGWNRAAFREERDRIAAMVDAPELVREMRDHALLYCHPAAFDRFAFLLGDDGDAERGGLPVEEAFARATCRPRGEDLRDDLAEAVARFTGRGLDVVVVDQTTDEHRAGGLACAKVIVPGLLPMTFGHRMRRTHGLPRLLRLPAELGCRGAPLAEAEINPHPHPFP; this is encoded by the coding sequence TTGACCGACGCAGCGACAGCCGCCCGCACCGGACGGCTCGCCGAAACCCTCCGCCCGGCCCGCCCCACCGGCCCCGAGACGGCCCTCGCGGCTCCCGCGGCCCCCGTCGCCGTCGTCGGCAAGGGCGCCCTCGCCTCGACGATCCGGGCGGCCCTGGCCCGTACGCACCGGCTGGTGCCGGAGGAGGATCCGGCGTGTGCCGCGGTGGTCACCGCCGAGGACGGCTGGGTGACCGGGACCGAGCCACCGCGCCCCGACGTGCCCTGGCTGCCCGTACGGGTCGAGCTCGGTCTGCTCGTGATCGGCCCGGCGACCGTACCGGGGCGGGCCGGGTGTGCCCGGTGCGCCCGGACGCGGCGGCAGCGGGCCCTCGGCAAGGACAGTCCGCGCGCGGCCCTCCTGGAGCGGCACGGCGACCGGCTCGCGGACCGGGCGTCACCAGTCCTCACCACCTGGGCGTGCGAAACCGCCGCCGCGCTCGTCGCGAGCGACCTGGGCGCCACCGCCGGGCGGTCGACCGACCGCGCCGTCGCCTTCCTGCCGTTGACGACCATGGCCGTCGACGTGCACCGCTTCCTGCCCGACCCGGCGTGCACCTGGTGCGGCGGGCTCCCGGAGGACCGGCCGCCCGTCCTCATGGAGCGGCCCCGGCCCAAGCCCCACCCGGACGTCCCGCGCGTGCGCGACCTGCGAGCGGACTGGGACGAGCTGGTCGCCCGGTACGTCGACGGGCGCACGGGACTGGTCCGGCAGCTCGACGTACGCACCGACTATCCGTATCCCATGGTCTCCGCCCCGCTGCACCTGCCGGGCGGGGAGCAGGAGGCCGGGTTCGGCCGCGATCTGGACTACGCGGCGTGCGCCCGGACCGCGCTCGCCGAGGCCCTGGAGCGGCTGGGCGGGGCCCGGCCCGGCGGGCGGCGGACGACGGTGCGGTCCGGCTACGCGGCGGTCGCCGACCGGGCGCTGTGCCCCCTCGACCTGGGCCTGTACCCGCCCGAGCGCTACGCCGAGCCGGACTTCCCCTATCCGCCGTACGACCCGGGCCTGGAGCTCAACTGGGTATGGGGGCACTCCTTCGCCCGGGACGCCCCCGTCCTGGTGCCGGAGGACTACGCGTACTACCGCACCCGGCACGGCAACCAGGCGGCCCGGCCCCTGGCGTACGAGGTGTCCAACGGGTGCGCGCTGGGCGGCTGTCTGGAGGAGGCGGCGCTGCACGGGCTGGTCGAACTCGCCGAGCGGGACGCGTTCCTGCTGACCTGGTACGCCCGCCTCCCGGTGCCGCGGGTGGACCTGCGGACGGTGTCCGACCCCCGCGTCGGTGCGCTCGCCGAGCGCATCCGGCAGGACAGCGGCCACCGGGTGCTGGCCTTCGCCACCACCCCGGAGCACGGCATCCCCACGGCGTGGCTGATGGCCGTACGGCCGAGCGGACCGGGCCGGCCCGACGAGCCCGCCGCGGTCTGCGCCGCGGGGGCGCACTTCGACCCCGAGAGCGCCCTGCGGAACGGCCTGTTGGAACTCGCGGCGAACCTGGGGTGGAACCGGGCGGCCTTCCGCGAGGAGCGGGACCGCATCGCGGCGATGGTCGACGCGCCGGAGCTGGTGCGCGAGATGCGGGACCATGCGCTGCTGTACTGCCACCCGGCCGCGTTCGACCGCTTCGCCTTCCTGCTCGGCGACGACGGCGACGCCGAGCGGGGCGGGCTGCCCGTCGAGGAGGCATTCGCGCGGGCCACCTGCCGGCCGCGCGGCGAGGATCTCCGCGACGACCTGGCCGAGGCGGTGGCCCGGTTCACCGGCCGGGGCCTGGACGTCGTCGTGGTCGACCAGACCACGGACGAACACCGGGCGGGCGGGCTGGCCTGCGCGAAGGTGATCGTGCCGGGGCTGCTGCCGATGACGTTCGGGCACCGGATGCGCCGCACCCACGGGCTGCCCCGGCTGCTGCGGCTGCCGGCCGAACTCGGCTGTCGCGGAGCGCCGTTGGCCGAGGCGGAGATCAATCCGCACCCGCATCCGTTCCCGTGA